One window from the genome of Hippoglossus hippoglossus isolate fHipHip1 chromosome 10, fHipHip1.pri, whole genome shotgun sequence encodes:
- the inppl1b gene encoding inositol polyphosphate phosphatase-like 1b isoform X2: MATAAWYHRDISRVHAEDLLARAGRDGSYLVRDSESVPGAYALCLLFQRHVHTYRILPDADGLLAVQTTQGVQVNCFRTLEDLVLGYQHPHKGLVTPLLYPVPRDIDTGDESSDDEKPPSVSASVSSSLSSGPPAKPGPPAPFLDKLQELNTSSTAGDVMGLLNDYLFSELPLDIDNVHKGATTLCHLKRTLGIACQGLNSEIDLTLSSLETLAKVFDHPSCSLTQNKAQGPEMDIDTLLCKISALVSLLSSLEKKVLKALQDAVTNHNLAVQPAPPPPEPTPTSRAPVKNHARQMPVHSFQVKMVRYGRQTVSVDVDTGMLLFDRKAGSFTVEKVSHDRILQIVKFQSSPAKVCMVVDSHHNTPREMTFESARKRDSFCQLLQMMKTRHSQLSEPDMVSVFVGTWNMGGSPPPRSLQTWVTCCGLGHTPDESTALLPHDIYALGTQENPQGEREWIEHIKATLRSYTHIDFKQVAVQSLWNMRLAVLVKPEHESRIIHVNTASVKTGLGNTLGNKGAVGVSFLFNGTSFGFVNCHLTSGSEKVLRRNQNFVDVLRLLSLGDKQLGAFDISLRFSHLFWCGDLNYRLDLDVQDILKHVSKREFEELMCADQLTRERHKRKAFLNFKEEKIAFPPTYRYERGSRDCYLWQKYKTSGVRVNVPSWCDRILVKSYPETHIICTAYGCTDDIFSSDHSPVFATFQVGVTSRFSFKTDPNPGMERAWIELEGMEAIVKTASKAKFFIEFHSTCLEETRRSSENDSQSCDVPGFLKLGWSFKQLPKLLPVLSDMEYLQDQHLLLSVKSCDGFESYGECCVALRSLTRASEQFETFLSHRGEEIGSIRGRIRVHVPKDRRGTRERIYEWFCFEKDDKRPLRGHMSPATTRVQINRSSPVPPKLTPSSYTNPAYFIFEGVSVARRVEEALPQQRDPQVIWSGNEALQLPKISGRQGFERQPCRRSDFTEIEIPAILPQCTPTNDLQTPQTNSSYQLFPAKDPSPISPPSSNAIPQYQEQTSQPRDKYQCKNIVQDSILPVKNLRNLYMNHSAIIREKNRRDQHQLLPERTNPIRAAKLPSAFPFTPSPLGHCQASAPWTVDQQPPGPTGDHSLTALQIAKSLSEVDFFPSEQRGPTITNQRLGYRNGPSMHGDRAHSWEKEVSVLQGAPETVRELLSTLGLQKYTLGLSLNGWDDLDYFSGITEEDLRAAGVTNPSHRRRILENLPRNWN, encoded by the exons ATGGCGACGGCGGCATGGTATCATCGTGACATCAGCCGCGTGCACGCAGAGGACTTGCTGGCACGGGCAGGGAGGGATGGCAGCTACCTAGTGAGAGACAGCGAGTCTGTGCCAGGAGCCTACGCATTGTGCCTgct GTTCCAACGTCATGTTCACACCTATCGTATTCTCCCTGATGCTGACGGCCTCCTCGCAGTCCAG ACAACACAGGGGGTGCAGGTGAACTGTTTCCGGACACTGGAGGACTTGGTGTTGGGATACCAGCATCCACACAAAGGCCTCGTCACACCGCTGCTCTACCCGGTTCCCCGTGACATCGACACAGGGGACGAGAGCTCAG ATGATGAGAAGCCGCCTTCAGTGTCTGCCTCAGTCAGCTCGTCGCTTTCATCAGGACCACCAGCTAAACCAGGCCCCCCCGCCCCATTCCTTGATAAATTACAGGAGCTGAACACATCCAG TACTGCAGGTGACGTGATGGGTCTGCTCAATGACTACCTCTTCAGTGAGCTCCCTCTCGACATTGACAATGTGCATAAAGGGGCAACAACTCTATGCCACCTCAAGCGTACTCTGGGTATCGCCTGCCAGGGCCTCAACAG TGAGATTGACCTGACTCTCTCAAGTCTAGAAACCCTGGCGAAGGTGTTCGACCATCCGAGCTGCTCTTTGACACAGAACAAGGCACAG GGCCCAGAGATGGACATAGACACCTTGTTGTGTAAGATTTCAGCGTTGGTCAGCCTCCTTTCTTCACTGgagaaaaag GTGTTAAAAGCACTACAAGACGCTGTGACCAATCACAATCTGGCAGTCCAGCCCGCTCCCCCCCCACCTGAGCCAACACCCACCAGCAGAGCACCTGTAAAGAACCATGCCCGACAGATGCCAGTTCACTCCTTTCAG GTGAAGATGGTGAGGTACGGCAGACAGACAGTTTCCGTTGATGTGGACACAGGAATGCTGCTTTTTGACAGAAAAGCCGGTTCATTCACTGTCGAAAAGGTCTCACATGACAGAA TCCTCCAGATTGTCAAGTTCCAGAGCAGCCCAGCCAAGGTATGCATGGTGGTTGACAGTCACCACAACACACCGAGGGAGATGACGTTTGAGAGCGCACGG AAACGCGACTCCTTCTGCCAACTCCTCCAGATGATGAAAACCAGACACTCTCAGCTGAGTGAGCCTGACAtggtctctgtgtttgttggcaCCTGGAACATGG GTGGATCCCCTCCTCCTCGCAGCCTGCAGACGTGGGTGACCTGCTGTGGTCTGGGACACACCCCCGACGAGTCGACCGCCTTGCTCCCTCACGACATCTACGCCCTGGGGACCCAGGAAAACCCTCAGGGCGAGAGAGAGTGGATTGAACATATCAAAGCAACCCTTCGCAGCTACACTCACATTGACTTCAAACAG GTGGCAGTACAGTCCCTCTGGAATATGCGGCTGGCTGTGCTTGTGAAGCCGGAGCATGAAAGTCGCATCATCCATGTGAACACAGCCAGTGTGAAGACTGGCCTGGGCAACACATTAG GGAACAAGGGAGCTGTTGGGGTCTCGTTCCTCTTCAATGGAACATCTTTTGGCTTTGTTAACTGTCACCTGACTTCTGGAAGTGAGAAGGTCCTGAG GAGGAACCAGAACTTCGTGGACGTGCTCAGGCTCCTTTCTCTAGGCGACAAACAGCTCGGTGCTTTTGACATCAGCCTGCGCTTCTCTCATCTCTTCTGGTGCGGAGACCTCAACTACAGACTCGACTTAGACGTACAG GACATCCTGAAACATGTGTCTAAGAGAGAGTTCGAGGAGCTCATGTGTGCGGACCAGCTGACCCGAGAGAGACACAAGAGGAAGGCCTTCCTCAATTTCA aggaggaaaagattGCGTTTCCACCCACCTATCGGTATGAACGGGGCTCCAGAGACTGCTACCTATGGCAAAAGTACAAGACTTCAGGG GTGCGGGTCAATGTGCCATCTTGGTGTGACAGGATTCTGGTGAAGTCCTATCCGGAGACGCACATTATTTGCACGGCATATG GTTGCACAGATGACATCTTCTCAAGCGATCACTCACCTGTTTTCGCCACATTCCAAGTGGGAGTGACGTCACGGTTCAGCTTCAAAACAG ATCCGAACCCTGGCATGGAGAGGGCCTGGATAGAGCTGGAGGGCATGGAGGCCATTGTGAAGACTGCAAGCAAAGCAAAGTTCTTCATTGAGTTTCATTCAACTTGCCTTGAAG agacGCGGCGCTCCAGTGAGAACGACTCGCAGAGCTGCGATGTTCCTGGGTTTCTGAAACTCGGCTGGTCCTTCAAACAACTGCCTAAG CTTCTCCCAGTCCTGTCTGACATGGAGTACCTTCAGGACCagcacctgctgctgtctgtcaaGTCATGTGACGGGTTTGAGTCATACG GTGAATGCTGTGTAGCTCTGCGCTCACTCACACGCGCATCAGAGCAGTTTGAGACGTTCCTGAGTCACCGAGGTGAAGAGATTGGCTCCATAAGAGGACGCATCAGGGTCCACGTGCCCAAGGACAGGCGAGGAACGCGGGAGAGGATCTATG AGTGGTTCTGTTTTGAGAAAGATGATAAACGGCCTCTGAGGGGACACATGTCTCCGGCAACGACACGGGTCCAAATAAATAG GTCCTCTCCAGTTCCTCCTAAACTCACTCCGAGCAGCTACACCAACCCCGCCTACTTCATCTTCGAAGGCGTGTCGGTGGCACGCAGGGTGGAGGAGGCCCTCCCCCAGCAAAGAGACCCTCAGGTGATCTGGTCTGGTAACGAGGCCTTGCAGCTCCCGAAAATCTCAGGACGCCAGGGCTTTGAAAGACAACCCTGTCGCAGGTCCGACTTTACAGAGATCGAAATTCCCGCCATCCTGCCCCAGTGCACGCCAACCAACGACCTTCAAACGCCCCAAACCAACTCCTCCTATCAGCTGTTCCCCGCCAAAGACCCGTCTCCCATTTCTCCACCCTCCAGCAACGCCATCCCACAGTACCAGGAACAGACTTCACAACCCAGAGACAAATAtcaatgtaaaaatattgtTCAGGACTCCATACTGCCCGTAAAGAACCTGAGGAACTTGTATATGAATCACTCAGCGATCATTAGGGAAAAAAACCGAAGGGATCAACATCAGCTCCTCCCAGAGAGGACCAATCCAATCCGGGCTGCCAAGCTGCCGTCGGCTTTCCCTTTCACCCCCTCTCCCTTAGGACATTGTCAGGCATCTGCTCCCTGGACAGTGGATCAGCAGCCACCTGGGCCTACAGGGGATCACTCCCTCACTGCTTTGCAAATTGCCAAGTCCCTCAGTGAAGTCGACTTCTTCCCCTCAGAGCAGAGAGGCCCGACCATAACCAACCAGAGGCTAGGTTACAGAAACGGCCCCTCGATGCATGGAGACCGGGCCCACAGCTGGGAGAAAGAG GTGTCCGTGCTCCAAGGGGCACCAGAGACAGTGCGGGAGCTTCTCAGCACTCTGGGTCTTCAGAAATACACCCTGGGACTCAGTCTGAATGGCTGGGATGATCTGGATTACTTCAG CGGCATCACTGAGGAGGACCTACGAGCCGCAGGAGTGACGAACCCTTCGCACCGACGCAGGATCCTCGAGAACCTGCCCAGGAACTGGAACTGA
- the inppl1b gene encoding inositol polyphosphate phosphatase-like 1b isoform X1, translated as MATAAWYHRDISRVHAEDLLARAGRDGSYLVRDSESVPGAYALCLLFQRHVHTYRILPDADGLLAVQTTQGVQVNCFRTLEDLVLGYQHPHKGLVTPLLYPVPRDIDTGDESSDDEKPPSVSASVSSSLSSGPPAKPGPPAPFLDKLQELNTSSTAGDVMGLLNDYLFSELPLDIDNVHKGATTLCHLKRTLGIACQGLNSEIDLTLSSLETLAKVFDHPSCSLTQNKAQGPEMDIDTLLCKISALVSLLSSLEKKVLKALQDAVTNHNLAVQPAPPPPEPTPTSRAPVKNHARQMPVHSFQVKMVRYGRQTVSVDVDTGMLLFDRKAGSFTVEKVSHDRILQIVKFQSSPAKVCMVVDSHHNTPREMTFESARKRDSFCQLLQMMKTRHSQLSEPDMVSVFVGTWNMGGSPPPRSLQTWVTCCGLGHTPDESTALLPHDIYALGTQENPQGEREWIEHIKATLRSYTHIDFKQVAVQSLWNMRLAVLVKPEHESRIIHVNTASVKTGLGNTLGNKGAVGVSFLFNGTSFGFVNCHLTSGSEKVLRRNQNFVDVLRLLSLGDKQLGAFDISLRFSHLFWCGDLNYRLDLDVQDILKHVSKREFEELMCADQLTRERHKRKAFLNFKEEKIAFPPTYRYERGSRDCYLWQKYKTSGVRVNVPSWCDRILVKSYPETHIICTAYGCTDDIFSSDHSPVFATFQVGVTSRFSFKTDPNPGMERAWIELEGMEAIVKTASKAKFFIEFHSTCLEETRRSSENDSQSCDVPGFLKLGWSFKQLPKLLPVLSDMEYLQDQHLLLSVKSCDGFESYGECCVALRSLTRASEQFETFLSHRGEEIGSIRGRIRVHVPKDRRGTRERIYEWFCFEKDDKRPLRGHMSPATTRVQINRSSPVPPKLTPSSYTNPAYFIFEGVSVARRVEEALPQQRDPQVIWSGNEALQLPKISGRQGFERQPCRRSDFTEIEIPAILPQCTPTNDLQTPQTNSSYQLFPAKDPSPISPPSSNAIPQYQEQTSQPRDKYQCKNIVQDSILPVKNLRNLYMNHSAIIREKNRRDQHQLLPERTNPIRAAKLPSAFPFTPSPLGHCQASAPWTVDQQPPGPTGDHSLTALQIAKSLSEVDFFPSEQRGPTITNQRLGYRNGPSMHGDRAHSWEKEQVSVLQGAPETVRELLSTLGLQKYTLGLSLNGWDDLDYFSGITEEDLRAAGVTNPSHRRRILENLPRNWN; from the exons ATGGCGACGGCGGCATGGTATCATCGTGACATCAGCCGCGTGCACGCAGAGGACTTGCTGGCACGGGCAGGGAGGGATGGCAGCTACCTAGTGAGAGACAGCGAGTCTGTGCCAGGAGCCTACGCATTGTGCCTgct GTTCCAACGTCATGTTCACACCTATCGTATTCTCCCTGATGCTGACGGCCTCCTCGCAGTCCAG ACAACACAGGGGGTGCAGGTGAACTGTTTCCGGACACTGGAGGACTTGGTGTTGGGATACCAGCATCCACACAAAGGCCTCGTCACACCGCTGCTCTACCCGGTTCCCCGTGACATCGACACAGGGGACGAGAGCTCAG ATGATGAGAAGCCGCCTTCAGTGTCTGCCTCAGTCAGCTCGTCGCTTTCATCAGGACCACCAGCTAAACCAGGCCCCCCCGCCCCATTCCTTGATAAATTACAGGAGCTGAACACATCCAG TACTGCAGGTGACGTGATGGGTCTGCTCAATGACTACCTCTTCAGTGAGCTCCCTCTCGACATTGACAATGTGCATAAAGGGGCAACAACTCTATGCCACCTCAAGCGTACTCTGGGTATCGCCTGCCAGGGCCTCAACAG TGAGATTGACCTGACTCTCTCAAGTCTAGAAACCCTGGCGAAGGTGTTCGACCATCCGAGCTGCTCTTTGACACAGAACAAGGCACAG GGCCCAGAGATGGACATAGACACCTTGTTGTGTAAGATTTCAGCGTTGGTCAGCCTCCTTTCTTCACTGgagaaaaag GTGTTAAAAGCACTACAAGACGCTGTGACCAATCACAATCTGGCAGTCCAGCCCGCTCCCCCCCCACCTGAGCCAACACCCACCAGCAGAGCACCTGTAAAGAACCATGCCCGACAGATGCCAGTTCACTCCTTTCAG GTGAAGATGGTGAGGTACGGCAGACAGACAGTTTCCGTTGATGTGGACACAGGAATGCTGCTTTTTGACAGAAAAGCCGGTTCATTCACTGTCGAAAAGGTCTCACATGACAGAA TCCTCCAGATTGTCAAGTTCCAGAGCAGCCCAGCCAAGGTATGCATGGTGGTTGACAGTCACCACAACACACCGAGGGAGATGACGTTTGAGAGCGCACGG AAACGCGACTCCTTCTGCCAACTCCTCCAGATGATGAAAACCAGACACTCTCAGCTGAGTGAGCCTGACAtggtctctgtgtttgttggcaCCTGGAACATGG GTGGATCCCCTCCTCCTCGCAGCCTGCAGACGTGGGTGACCTGCTGTGGTCTGGGACACACCCCCGACGAGTCGACCGCCTTGCTCCCTCACGACATCTACGCCCTGGGGACCCAGGAAAACCCTCAGGGCGAGAGAGAGTGGATTGAACATATCAAAGCAACCCTTCGCAGCTACACTCACATTGACTTCAAACAG GTGGCAGTACAGTCCCTCTGGAATATGCGGCTGGCTGTGCTTGTGAAGCCGGAGCATGAAAGTCGCATCATCCATGTGAACACAGCCAGTGTGAAGACTGGCCTGGGCAACACATTAG GGAACAAGGGAGCTGTTGGGGTCTCGTTCCTCTTCAATGGAACATCTTTTGGCTTTGTTAACTGTCACCTGACTTCTGGAAGTGAGAAGGTCCTGAG GAGGAACCAGAACTTCGTGGACGTGCTCAGGCTCCTTTCTCTAGGCGACAAACAGCTCGGTGCTTTTGACATCAGCCTGCGCTTCTCTCATCTCTTCTGGTGCGGAGACCTCAACTACAGACTCGACTTAGACGTACAG GACATCCTGAAACATGTGTCTAAGAGAGAGTTCGAGGAGCTCATGTGTGCGGACCAGCTGACCCGAGAGAGACACAAGAGGAAGGCCTTCCTCAATTTCA aggaggaaaagattGCGTTTCCACCCACCTATCGGTATGAACGGGGCTCCAGAGACTGCTACCTATGGCAAAAGTACAAGACTTCAGGG GTGCGGGTCAATGTGCCATCTTGGTGTGACAGGATTCTGGTGAAGTCCTATCCGGAGACGCACATTATTTGCACGGCATATG GTTGCACAGATGACATCTTCTCAAGCGATCACTCACCTGTTTTCGCCACATTCCAAGTGGGAGTGACGTCACGGTTCAGCTTCAAAACAG ATCCGAACCCTGGCATGGAGAGGGCCTGGATAGAGCTGGAGGGCATGGAGGCCATTGTGAAGACTGCAAGCAAAGCAAAGTTCTTCATTGAGTTTCATTCAACTTGCCTTGAAG agacGCGGCGCTCCAGTGAGAACGACTCGCAGAGCTGCGATGTTCCTGGGTTTCTGAAACTCGGCTGGTCCTTCAAACAACTGCCTAAG CTTCTCCCAGTCCTGTCTGACATGGAGTACCTTCAGGACCagcacctgctgctgtctgtcaaGTCATGTGACGGGTTTGAGTCATACG GTGAATGCTGTGTAGCTCTGCGCTCACTCACACGCGCATCAGAGCAGTTTGAGACGTTCCTGAGTCACCGAGGTGAAGAGATTGGCTCCATAAGAGGACGCATCAGGGTCCACGTGCCCAAGGACAGGCGAGGAACGCGGGAGAGGATCTATG AGTGGTTCTGTTTTGAGAAAGATGATAAACGGCCTCTGAGGGGACACATGTCTCCGGCAACGACACGGGTCCAAATAAATAG GTCCTCTCCAGTTCCTCCTAAACTCACTCCGAGCAGCTACACCAACCCCGCCTACTTCATCTTCGAAGGCGTGTCGGTGGCACGCAGGGTGGAGGAGGCCCTCCCCCAGCAAAGAGACCCTCAGGTGATCTGGTCTGGTAACGAGGCCTTGCAGCTCCCGAAAATCTCAGGACGCCAGGGCTTTGAAAGACAACCCTGTCGCAGGTCCGACTTTACAGAGATCGAAATTCCCGCCATCCTGCCCCAGTGCACGCCAACCAACGACCTTCAAACGCCCCAAACCAACTCCTCCTATCAGCTGTTCCCCGCCAAAGACCCGTCTCCCATTTCTCCACCCTCCAGCAACGCCATCCCACAGTACCAGGAACAGACTTCACAACCCAGAGACAAATAtcaatgtaaaaatattgtTCAGGACTCCATACTGCCCGTAAAGAACCTGAGGAACTTGTATATGAATCACTCAGCGATCATTAGGGAAAAAAACCGAAGGGATCAACATCAGCTCCTCCCAGAGAGGACCAATCCAATCCGGGCTGCCAAGCTGCCGTCGGCTTTCCCTTTCACCCCCTCTCCCTTAGGACATTGTCAGGCATCTGCTCCCTGGACAGTGGATCAGCAGCCACCTGGGCCTACAGGGGATCACTCCCTCACTGCTTTGCAAATTGCCAAGTCCCTCAGTGAAGTCGACTTCTTCCCCTCAGAGCAGAGAGGCCCGACCATAACCAACCAGAGGCTAGGTTACAGAAACGGCCCCTCGATGCATGGAGACCGGGCCCACAGCTGGGAGAAAGAG CAGGTGTCCGTGCTCCAAGGGGCACCAGAGACAGTGCGGGAGCTTCTCAGCACTCTGGGTCTTCAGAAATACACCCTGGGACTCAGTCTGAATGGCTGGGATGATCTGGATTACTTCAG CGGCATCACTGAGGAGGACCTACGAGCCGCAGGAGTGACGAACCCTTCGCACCGACGCAGGATCCTCGAGAACCTGCCCAGGAACTGGAACTGA